One genomic region from Coleofasciculus sp. FACHB-1120 encodes:
- a CDS encoding GTPase family protein, protein MVQLKVWQWVVLATPIATIVGFLLISAGLQIHEWRINWIWAVFTLVFVGWRWLLVKWTRPAIAQIESVMAEVSAELESGAGDTVGLPAGNNAVNQAEVAYQEILKAAQSDRPIWEDWQTFWQRCQDLVSAIAHVYNPEVKYPLLNIYVPQAFGLIRGTVNDLDRWIQQLSPALAQVTIGQAYEAYGVYRKLEPSARKLGQVWNWAQWLLNPAVAVARVASKRSSNQATQELLGNLSQMLREAALRNLCRQAIALYGGTTTLPKSESSASTPTLPKAKTQTLRDILAQAEPVAAVEQKPVNILLVGRTGSGKSSLINTLFQADRAAVDVLPSTDKIQNYRWQSQLGETLTLWDTPGYEQVNRADLRELVLDYATNADLLLLVTPALDPALQMDVDFLKDMKAEVADLSAIAIVTQVDRLRPIREWEPPYNWQAGDRPKEKAIREATEYRAKLLGNFCNLVLPVVTGDTKTGRTAWGVDALSLALVDAIAPTKQLRLARFLRNLDARTVAAAKIIDRYTFQMTTTQGLAALLKSPVLQFIATLTTGRPNLAYVLADQIPVEQLPVVIGKLQMAYDLFSLLNPGENPINFDLLSLWPLLLENPASPERNAWAFGHALVEYWTQNLTVEQFRERFEFYLKQI, encoded by the coding sequence ATGGTGCAATTAAAGGTGTGGCAGTGGGTGGTGTTGGCAACGCCGATCGCAACGATCGTTGGTTTCTTGCTGATATCGGCAGGGTTGCAGATTCACGAGTGGCGGATTAATTGGATCTGGGCTGTATTTACCCTGGTATTCGTGGGTTGGCGTTGGTTGCTGGTGAAGTGGACTCGACCCGCGATCGCGCAAATAGAATCTGTTATGGCGGAGGTCAGCGCCGAACTAGAATCTGGTGCAGGCGACACGGTAGGGCTACCAGCAGGAAATAATGCCGTAAATCAAGCAGAAGTCGCCTATCAAGAAATCCTAAAAGCAGCACAGAGCGATCGCCCGATTTGGGAAGACTGGCAAACTTTTTGGCAGCGATGCCAGGATCTGGTCAGTGCGATCGCTCATGTCTATAATCCGGAAGTGAAGTATCCCCTACTGAACATTTACGTTCCTCAAGCTTTCGGACTGATTCGGGGAACGGTCAACGATCTAGATCGATGGATACAACAGTTATCTCCTGCCCTCGCTCAAGTCACGATTGGGCAAGCCTACGAGGCATACGGAGTTTACCGCAAGCTGGAGCCATCGGCTCGGAAACTTGGGCAAGTCTGGAACTGGGCGCAGTGGCTTTTAAATCCGGCGGTGGCGGTGGCAAGAGTAGCCAGCAAGCGTTCCAGCAACCAGGCAACTCAGGAACTACTGGGGAATTTGAGCCAGATGTTGCGGGAAGCGGCTCTTAGGAACTTATGTCGGCAAGCGATCGCTCTCTATGGAGGAACGACTACACTGCCAAAGTCAGAATCCTCAGCTTCCACACCGACGCTACCCAAGGCAAAGACGCAAACCCTCCGAGACATCCTGGCGCAAGCAGAACCCGTCGCAGCGGTTGAGCAAAAACCCGTCAATATTCTACTGGTGGGACGAACCGGATCTGGAAAAAGCAGCTTGATTAATACACTATTTCAAGCAGATCGAGCCGCCGTGGATGTGTTGCCCAGCACTGATAAGATTCAGAATTACCGCTGGCAGAGCCAATTGGGGGAAACCCTGACGCTTTGGGATACTCCGGGTTACGAACAAGTGAACCGGGCGGATTTACGAGAGCTTGTGCTGGATTATGCCACCAATGCAGATTTGCTGCTCTTAGTGACTCCAGCCCTCGATCCGGCACTACAAATGGATGTAGACTTTCTCAAAGATATGAAGGCGGAAGTGGCAGACTTGAGCGCGATCGCCATTGTCACTCAAGTGGATCGTCTGCGTCCCATCCGCGAGTGGGAACCTCCCTACAACTGGCAAGCAGGCGATCGCCCAAAGGAAAAGGCGATTCGGGAAGCGACCGAGTATCGGGCGAAGCTTCTGGGGAATTTCTGCAATCTGGTTCTACCTGTCGTCACAGGTGACACAAAAACGGGTCGAACTGCGTGGGGAGTGGACGCACTCTCATTGGCACTCGTGGATGCGATCGCGCCTACCAAGCAACTCCGCCTTGCCCGTTTTTTGCGGAATTTGGATGCCCGCACTGTCGCTGCTGCCAAAATCATTGACCGCTACACCTTTCAGATGACAACAACACAGGGACTGGCTGCACTACTCAAAAGTCCTGTTCTCCAGTTCATTGCGACACTGACAACCGGACGCCCAAATCTAGCATATGTGCTGGCAGACCAAATTCCCGTGGAACAATTGCCAGTTGTCATTGGCAAACTTCAGATGGCGTATGATTTGTTCTCCCTCTTGAATCCGGGCGAAAACCCGATAAACTTTGACTTGCTATCCCTTTGGCCTCTGCTGTTGGAAAACCCCGCTTCACCAGAACGCAACGCCTGGGCATTTGGTCACGCTTTAGTGGAATATTGGACTCAAAATCTGACAGTTGAACAATTCCGGGAACGGTTTGAGTTCTATCTCAAGCAAATTTGA
- a CDS encoding class I SAM-dependent methyltransferase: MQSTSNLDPATALTETLTKLTYQTFQQGKNYFGLAHKILNSQLLNLISPQVDVKTKPIPPEVIQKLKQRHDRIIETDWQDVERGVYPASLLFDNSWSDFFRYYPMVWLDTLQVQQRAKQKRYQEFSPNISTDGYPSYYLQNFHHQTDGYLSDWSANLYDLQVEILFGGTADAMRRRILAPLKQGLKAFDFIPPRQVRILDVASGTGRTLKLIRGAFPEASLFGIDLSPAYLRKANQLLSENPGELPQLLQANAEKIPYVDEHFHAVTCVFLFHELPAAVRQQVIEQCYRVTKPGGVFIICDSIQVSDAPELMQVMENFPETFHEPYYKHYITDDLVKRLEKAGFENISTEVHFMSKYLIAHKPVAEKTTALDGEQSDRKLMV, translated from the coding sequence ATGCAGTCAACCTCAAACCTTGACCCCGCCACAGCTCTTACTGAGACTCTAACCAAGCTGACCTATCAGACTTTTCAGCAAGGCAAGAATTACTTTGGCTTAGCCCATAAAATATTAAATTCGCAGTTGCTGAATTTAATTTCTCCTCAGGTGGATGTGAAAACGAAACCGATTCCGCCAGAGGTTATACAAAAACTGAAACAAAGGCACGATCGGATTATTGAAACCGATTGGCAGGATGTCGAGCGCGGTGTATATCCCGCTAGCTTACTGTTTGATAACTCCTGGAGCGATTTTTTCCGCTATTATCCAATGGTTTGGCTGGATACGCTGCAAGTGCAACAGCGGGCTAAACAGAAGCGATATCAAGAATTTTCGCCAAACATTTCCACGGATGGTTATCCGAGCTACTACCTGCAAAACTTCCATCACCAAACTGATGGTTACTTAAGTGACTGGTCAGCAAATCTCTATGATTTGCAAGTGGAAATTCTTTTTGGTGGCACGGCAGATGCGATGCGGCGGCGGATTCTCGCGCCATTGAAACAAGGGCTGAAAGCTTTTGATTTTATTCCACCCAGACAAGTTCGCATTCTGGATGTGGCGAGTGGAACGGGGCGCACTTTGAAATTAATCCGGGGCGCTTTCCCTGAAGCCTCTCTGTTTGGGATAGATTTGTCACCCGCTTACTTGCGGAAAGCGAATCAGCTGTTATCTGAAAATCCTGGAGAATTGCCCCAACTCCTCCAAGCGAATGCTGAGAAAATCCCCTACGTGGATGAGCATTTCCATGCGGTTACTTGCGTGTTTCTCTTCCATGAGCTTCCGGCAGCGGTGCGTCAGCAGGTGATCGAGCAGTGCTACCGAGTCACGAAACCGGGTGGAGTCTTTATTATCTGCGACTCGATCCAAGTCAGTGATGCTCCAGAATTGATGCAAGTGATGGAGAACTTTCCAGAAACATTCCACGAACCGTACTACAAACACTACATCACCGATGATTTGGTGAAACGGTTAGAGAAAGCAGGCTTCGAGAATATTTCGACTGAAGTTCACTTTATGAGCAAGTATTTGATTGCTCATAAGCCAGTTGCTGAAAAGACAACGGCTTTAGATGGAGAACAAAGCGATCGCAAGCTCATGGTTTGA
- the apcB gene encoding allophycocyanin subunit beta codes for MRDAVTNLIKNYDVTGRYLDRNAVESLKSYFETGTERVQAAAVINSNAASIVKQAGSRLFEDLPELIRPGGNAYTTRRYAACLRDMDYYLRYASYALVAGDTNVLDERVLQGLRETYNSLGVPIGPTVMGIQIMKEIVKEQVAAAGVANTAFVDQPFDHMTRDLSEQDV; via the coding sequence ATGCGCGACGCAGTCACAAACCTGATTAAGAATTACGATGTTACGGGTCGTTATCTGGATCGCAATGCCGTAGAGTCCTTGAAATCCTATTTTGAAACCGGCACAGAACGAGTTCAGGCGGCGGCGGTGATTAACTCCAATGCAGCTTCGATTGTGAAGCAGGCGGGGTCACGGCTGTTTGAAGACCTGCCGGAACTGATTCGACCAGGCGGGAATGCATATACGACTCGTCGCTATGCGGCTTGCCTGCGGGATATGGACTATTACCTGCGCTATGCCAGCTATGCGTTGGTTGCAGGTGATACGAATGTGTTGGATGAACGGGTGTTGCAAGGTCTTCGGGAAACTTACAACTCTTTGGGAGTGCCGATTGGGCCAACTGTGATGGGCATCCAAATCATGAAGGAGATTGTGAAAGAACAAGTGGCAGCGGCTGGAGTTGCAAATACAGCATTTGTAGATCAGCCTTTTGACCACATGACTCGCGATTTAAGCGAACAGGATGTCTAA
- a CDS encoding GNAT family N-acetyltransferase encodes MEWIFHPLDSSVRKDAFDCGVPKLNDYLKQYAGQNDRKGIAKTFVAIPKEDGNEVVGYYTISMSSITFDSLPEQLRKRLPRYPVPAMLIGQLAVDTSMQGRGLGKRLLMDALSKAVRLADEVGIFAVRVDALDDESKQFYLKYGFVPLIDYEFSLFLPMATILKSRK; translated from the coding sequence GTGGAATGGATTTTTCACCCTCTCGATAGCAGTGTAAGGAAGGATGCTTTCGACTGCGGAGTTCCAAAGTTAAACGATTACCTAAAGCAATACGCTGGACAAAACGATAGAAAAGGCATTGCCAAAACCTTTGTTGCTATTCCCAAAGAAGATGGTAATGAAGTTGTTGGCTATTACACCATCAGTATGTCTAGCATTACGTTTGACTCGCTTCCAGAGCAGCTAAGAAAAAGATTACCCCGCTATCCTGTTCCCGCTATGTTAATCGGACAACTTGCCGTTGACACCTCAATGCAAGGGAGAGGATTGGGAAAAAGATTACTAATGGATGCTCTTAGTAAAGCAGTTCGCCTTGCAGATGAAGTAGGGATTTTTGCAGTTAGAGTTGATGCTCTGGATGATGAGTCAAAGCAATTTTATCTGAAATACGGTTTCGTTCCCTTAATTGATTATGAATTCTCGCTTTTCCTACCAATGGCAACAATATTAAAGAGTCGTAAATAG
- the msrB gene encoding peptide-methionine (R)-S-oxide reductase MsrB, which produces MKKRYLLKAGAVIVGAAWLSRNLIGKSEVMAVSNNNFEINKTEEEWRQVLTPEQFNVLRKHGTERAGTSPLDKQYGKGIYACAACDLPLFTSETKFDSHTGWPSFYAPIEGGIGTSEDKSLFMTRIEVHCHRCGGHLGHVFNDGPRPTGKRYCMNGAALKFIQG; this is translated from the coding sequence ATGAAAAAACGTTATCTTTTAAAGGCTGGCGCAGTAATTGTAGGCGCGGCATGGTTATCACGCAATTTAATTGGGAAATCGGAAGTTATGGCAGTTTCAAACAACAATTTTGAAATCAACAAAACCGAGGAAGAATGGCGTCAAGTTTTGACGCCCGAACAGTTCAATGTCCTGCGTAAACACGGTACCGAACGTGCTGGAACTAGCCCGCTTGATAAGCAATACGGTAAAGGAATTTATGCGTGTGCGGCGTGTGACTTACCGCTTTTTACCTCTGAAACGAAATTCGACAGCCATACTGGTTGGCCTAGTTTTTATGCTCCCATTGAAGGAGGAATTGGCACGTCAGAAGACAAGTCGCTTTTTATGACTAGAATTGAAGTGCATTGCCATCGTTGTGGTGGGCATTTAGGTCATGTATTTAACGATGGGCCACGTCCGACTGGCAAGCGCTACTGTATGAATGGTGCTGCACTTAAATTCATTCAAGGCTAA
- a CDS encoding DUF1778 domain-containing protein, with amino-acid sequence MSASSNTKESRIDLRLSQEQKKTLEKAAALMGLSVSSYVLCHSLDAARKDIAFHETLVLSDRDRDLFLSILENPPEPNEALKSAMCEYQEYEK; translated from the coding sequence ATGTCAGCCAGCAGCAATACCAAAGAAAGCAGAATTGATTTGAGACTGAGCCAAGAGCAAAAAAAGACGCTTGAAAAGGCAGCTGCACTGATGGGACTCAGTGTAAGTTCTTATGTGCTTTGCCACTCACTTGATGCTGCCAGAAAGGACATTGCCTTTCATGAAACACTGGTTTTGTCAGATAGAGATCGGGATCTCTTTTTGTCGATACTAGAGAATCCGCCTGAACCGAACGAAGCTTTAAAATCGGCGATGTGTGAATATCAGGAGTACGAAAAGTAA
- a CDS encoding HNH endonuclease, translating to MTSATDVLGRSVVVFSQNYLPMSRVNIKRAIALLIGGKAEPLQFSDAPGWQVRSPSVVIEVPEQIRLTVTSAERVWKVPPVNRRELLRRDHHTCQYCGNTKQLTIDHVLPLSKGGKHTWDNVVIACERCNQRKGDRTPTQAGMPLRTQPKAPMHPAVAFAEQFWREQHDHLDL from the coding sequence GTGACAAGCGCAACTGACGTGTTAGGTAGGTCGGTAGTCGTATTTTCCCAGAACTACTTGCCCATGAGCCGGGTCAATATTAAGCGAGCGATCGCTCTGTTGATCGGTGGTAAAGCCGAACCTTTGCAGTTTAGCGATGCACCGGGGTGGCAAGTGCGATCGCCCAGCGTGGTGATCGAGGTGCCAGAACAAATTCGCCTCACTGTCACGAGTGCAGAGCGAGTTTGGAAAGTTCCCCCGGTGAACCGTCGAGAATTGCTACGGAGAGACCATCACACCTGCCAATACTGCGGCAACACGAAACAGTTGACGATTGATCACGTCCTACCCTTATCAAAGGGCGGAAAACATACCTGGGACAACGTAGTTATTGCCTGCGAAAGGTGCAACCAGCGCAAGGGCGATCGCACCCCGACTCAAGCAGGAATGCCCCTTCGCACGCAGCCTAAAGCCCCTATGCACCCTGCTGTTGCCTTTGCCGAACAGTTCTGGCGCGAACAGCACGATCACCTGGATTTGTAA
- the glnA gene encoding type I glutamate--ammonia ligase: protein MFQTPQEFLTYVKEKNIQIIDLKFIDMPGIWQHLSMYHNQIDESSFTEGVPFDGSSIRGWKAINESDMAMVLDPTTAWIDPFMAEPTLSVVCSIVEPRTGEPYSRDPRTIAQKAVDYLISTGIGDTAFIGPEAEFFIFDDVRFDQNQHEGYYHVDSVEGRWNSGKKEEGGNLGYKPRYKEGYFPVAPTDTSQDMRTEMLLTMANCGVPIEKHHHEVATGGQCELGFRFATLVQAADYLMTYKYVIKNVAKKYGKTVTFMPKPLFNDNGSGMHTHQSIWKDGQPLFAGDKYAGLSQMALHYIGGILKHAPALLALTNPTTNSYKRLVPGFEAPVNLAYSQGNRSASIRIPLSGTNPKAKRLEFRCPDATSNPYLAFAAMLCAGLDGIKNQIDPGESLDKDIYDLTPEELANVPSTPGSLEGALEALENDHAFLTDTGVFTPDFIQTWISYKLDNEVNPMRLRPHPYEFALYYDC from the coding sequence ATGTTCCAGACCCCGCAAGAATTTTTGACTTACGTCAAAGAAAAAAACATCCAGATCATTGACCTCAAATTCATCGATATGCCGGGTATCTGGCAGCATTTGTCGATGTATCACAACCAAATTGACGAAAGCAGCTTCACCGAAGGCGTACCCTTCGATGGCTCCAGTATCCGGGGTTGGAAAGCCATCAACGAATCAGACATGGCAATGGTGCTAGATCCGACAACTGCCTGGATCGACCCATTTATGGCAGAGCCAACATTAAGCGTCGTCTGTAGCATTGTCGAACCCCGGACGGGCGAACCTTACAGCCGCGACCCCCGCACCATTGCTCAGAAGGCAGTAGACTACCTAATTTCTACCGGCATTGGGGATACAGCCTTCATTGGCCCGGAAGCTGAGTTCTTCATCTTTGATGATGTCCGCTTTGACCAAAACCAGCACGAAGGCTATTACCATGTAGATTCCGTGGAAGGACGTTGGAATTCTGGGAAAAAAGAGGAGGGTGGCAACCTCGGTTATAAACCCCGCTACAAAGAGGGTTATTTCCCCGTTGCACCGACGGATACCTCGCAAGATATGCGGACAGAAATGCTGTTGACAATGGCAAACTGCGGGGTGCCGATTGAAAAGCACCACCACGAAGTTGCTACCGGCGGTCAGTGCGAACTTGGTTTCCGCTTCGCAACTTTGGTGCAAGCTGCTGATTATCTGATGACTTACAAGTACGTCATCAAGAACGTTGCCAAGAAATATGGCAAAACAGTCACCTTCATGCCGAAACCACTGTTTAACGACAACGGTTCCGGGATGCATACCCACCAGTCGATTTGGAAGGATGGGCAGCCGCTATTCGCAGGCGATAAGTATGCTGGCTTAAGCCAAATGGCGTTGCACTACATCGGTGGCATCCTGAAGCACGCACCGGCGCTGTTGGCTTTGACCAATCCCACAACCAATTCTTACAAGCGCTTGGTGCCCGGTTTTGAAGCACCCGTAAACTTGGCTTACTCCCAAGGCAACCGTTCTGCCTCGATTCGGATTCCGCTGTCTGGTACCAATCCTAAAGCGAAGCGCTTAGAGTTCCGTTGTCCGGATGCGACTTCTAACCCCTATTTGGCATTTGCTGCCATGCTCTGTGCGGGTCTAGATGGTATCAAGAACCAAATTGACCCCGGTGAATCTTTGGATAAGGATATTTACGACCTGACCCCAGAGGAACTGGCGAACGTTCCTTCCACCCCAGGATCTCTCGAAGGTGCCTTGGAGGCGTTGGAAAACGATCACGCTTTCTTGACCGATACGGGTGTGTTTACCCCAGACTTCATTCAGACTTGGATTTCATACAAGCTTGATAACGAAGTCAACCCGATGCGGCTGCGCCCCCATCCCTACGAGTTCGCTCTCTACTATGATTGCTAA
- a CDS encoding DinB family protein, producing the protein MLIQHFQMLARYNTLANRRLYEVCTRLDDVERKRVRPAFFKSIHGTLNHIMVGDRIWLSRFEGKEVPSTGLDAILYEDFDGLTKARISEDERIEAFAASLNDEFLSSTIKYRNNQGNIYIDPVDLLIAHFFNHQTHHRGQVHDLLTQTEIAPPVLDMHRVIRP; encoded by the coding sequence ATGCTCATACAGCACTTCCAGATGCTTGCACGCTACAACACGCTGGCAAATCGCAGACTTTATGAAGTTTGCACTCGCTTGGACGATGTAGAACGTAAGCGTGTCAGACCCGCCTTTTTCAAAAGTATTCATGGGACGCTAAATCACATCATGGTAGGCGATCGCATCTGGTTGTCGCGGTTTGAGGGCAAAGAAGTGCCGTCCACTGGACTCGATGCGATTCTCTATGAGGATTTCGACGGGCTAACTAAAGCGCGTATATCAGAAGATGAGCGGATCGAAGCCTTCGCGGCTAGTTTAAACGACGAATTCTTGAGTAGTACGATTAAATACCGCAATAACCAAGGAAATATTTATATCGATCCGGTTGATTTGTTGATCGCACACTTTTTTAATCACCAGACACACCACCGGGGACAAGTTCACGATCTGTTAACGCAGACTGAAATTGCCCCACCAGTTCTAGATATGCACCGAGTTATCCGACCTTAG
- a CDS encoding YbjN domain-containing protein, with product MTTNEPAVESVSTQGLSTEDQVTNELIEDSTVINYVDVIQTVISSLDQDDTAMVSRNEDSGHLWKFQYGSVEVFVQLTGITEEDTFTVWSYVLKLPAKNEPQLMRKLLEMNWSGTFESCFGIVDDQVVVLTSRTVAELSPGEISRAVTVVATIADNNDDALQAEFGN from the coding sequence ATGACCACCAACGAGCCTGCTGTGGAAAGTGTTTCCACCCAAGGACTGTCAACCGAAGATCAAGTTACCAATGAGCTGATTGAAGATTCAACGGTAATCAACTATGTTGATGTGATTCAAACCGTTATCTCCAGCCTGGATCAGGACGATACGGCAATGGTGAGCCGTAACGAAGACAGCGGTCATCTTTGGAAATTTCAGTACGGTAGCGTTGAGGTGTTTGTGCAACTCACGGGTATCACCGAAGAGGATACTTTCACTGTTTGGTCTTATGTTCTCAAGCTACCTGCCAAGAACGAACCGCAGTTAATGCGGAAACTCCTGGAAATGAATTGGTCGGGCACGTTTGAATCCTGTTTTGGAATTGTGGATGACCAAGTAGTAGTGCTGACATCTCGCACTGTCGCTGAGCTTTCTCCGGGAGAAATTTCTCGCGCTGTCACCGTTGTTGCGACGATTGCAGATAATAACGACGACGCTTTACAAGCTGAATTTGGTAATTAG
- a CDS encoding alr0857 family protein — protein sequence MLKLTYTENGFYLECLAQSLEEWVTRRVVLALRVGTPISVEPSTASFLLPASLPEIGRLVEEAQQEGSEIIGLCACDAEYVEVCLHGSWVDGGSKNGEGVFVTAMSDRAEFFLYKLWQDAQACTSSLR from the coding sequence ATGCTGAAACTAACTTACACCGAAAACGGCTTTTACTTGGAGTGTCTGGCTCAATCTCTAGAAGAGTGGGTGACACGGCGGGTGGTTTTGGCGCTGCGAGTGGGTACTCCCATTTCCGTCGAACCTAGCACCGCTTCCTTCTTGCTTCCTGCTAGCTTGCCAGAAATCGGACGGTTGGTAGAGGAAGCGCAGCAGGAAGGTTCTGAAATTATTGGCTTGTGTGCTTGCGATGCCGAGTACGTCGAAGTCTGCCTGCACGGTAGCTGGGTGGACGGAGGCTCGAAAAATGGAGAGGGTGTTTTTGTGACTGCAATGAGCGATCGCGCTGAATTCTTCCTCTACAAGCTTTGGCAAGATGCACAAGCTTGTACCTCCTCCTTGAGGTAG
- a CDS encoding biotin/lipoate A/B protein ligase family protein, which translates to MTNNSDWRLIPPLEASGRVQMAIDRWLLEQHQRGLHPPALRFYTWSPPAISLGYHQHRLPASWQHLAAAGAVDLVRRPTGGRGVLHQGDLTYMVVTSGLSGSRIQAYQEICEFLIQGWRSLGLELHYGSAGRGYIHNPNCFGTATGADLVLADNSKLIGSAQMRRGNTILQHGSMRLSPDATLFEQVFGEAVTPVKLPINQRGEALVSTVVEALTVAARDCFGVEMAVQPFSESEWHEILAQPELEIPSPNQVLQNLALQNQDGQC; encoded by the coding sequence ATGACCAATAATTCCGATTGGCGTTTGATTCCGCCGCTGGAAGCATCAGGTCGTGTCCAGATGGCAATCGACCGCTGGTTATTAGAGCAGCACCAGCGGGGTTTGCATCCCCCAGCCTTACGGTTTTACACTTGGTCTCCACCGGCGATTTCGTTGGGATATCATCAACACCGCTTGCCTGCATCTTGGCAGCATCTGGCTGCGGCGGGTGCAGTAGATTTGGTGCGGCGTCCGACTGGCGGAAGAGGAGTGCTGCACCAAGGCGATTTGACCTACATGGTGGTAACGTCAGGGCTATCTGGCAGCCGCATCCAAGCGTACCAGGAAATTTGTGAGTTTTTGATTCAGGGATGGCGATCGCTCGGTTTAGAATTGCACTACGGTTCGGCAGGACGGGGTTACATTCACAATCCCAATTGTTTTGGCACCGCAACGGGGGCGGATTTAGTTTTAGCGGATAATTCCAAATTAATTGGTAGTGCCCAAATGAGGCGGGGCAATACCATTTTGCAGCACGGATCGATGCGTTTGTCACCAGACGCCACGCTGTTTGAACAGGTGTTTGGCGAGGCTGTGACGCCGGTCAAACTACCGATTAACCAAAGGGGAGAGGCGCTGGTTTCCACAGTTGTAGAAGCCTTGACGGTAGCAGCTAGGGATTGTTTTGGTGTTGAGATGGCGGTGCAGCCATTTTCTGAAAGTGAGTGGCACGAAATTTTGGCGCAGCCAGAATTAGAGATTCCCTCACCGAATCAAGTCTTACAGAATCTAGCCTTACAGAATCAAGATGGACAATGCTAA
- a CDS encoding site-2 protease family protein, producing the protein MQAAWRVGSLFGIPLFIDYSWFFILALIAFANALDFSPVLGPVLGGGAGLLLALLLFGSVLLHELGHSLVARSQGIEVNSITLFLFGGIAAIDRESKTPGAAFQVAIAGPAVSLVLYLLFYLLAHGLPISGIVQVMALDLAKINLVLALFNLIPGLPLDGGQVVKAAVWKFTGDRFQGVRWAAKSGLILGWGAIAVGVAIITFKDQWFSGFWIALLGWFGIRNARSYDRMTTLQESLLQIVAKDAMTQEFRVVDANKTLRQFADEYILEAAREASHFPVYFAASEGRYRGLVSVENLHFVERSLWETQNLHSIVHPLTEIATVEEKISLVEVINCMESKQLNWITVLSPAGTVAGIIDRGDIVRAVASKLNMLITEAEIKRVKAEATYPPSLQLQAIAKSATDTD; encoded by the coding sequence ATGCAGGCAGCTTGGCGAGTTGGCTCTCTATTTGGAATTCCGCTATTTATAGATTATTCGTGGTTTTTTATTTTAGCTTTGATCGCCTTTGCGAATGCCCTGGATTTCTCACCCGTTTTGGGGCCAGTGCTAGGCGGGGGTGCGGGATTATTGTTGGCTTTATTGCTGTTTGGTTCAGTTTTACTGCACGAACTGGGTCATAGTTTAGTCGCGCGATCGCAAGGGATCGAAGTGAATTCGATTACTTTATTTTTATTTGGCGGGATTGCAGCGATTGACCGGGAATCCAAAACCCCAGGCGCAGCCTTTCAAGTGGCGATCGCTGGTCCTGCGGTTAGCTTAGTGCTGTATTTGCTATTTTACCTACTGGCTCATGGACTGCCAATCTCCGGTATCGTACAGGTTATGGCATTAGACTTGGCAAAGATTAACCTAGTCTTGGCATTATTCAACCTGATTCCCGGTCTCCCCTTAGATGGCGGACAAGTTGTGAAAGCAGCCGTGTGGAAGTTCACCGGAGACCGCTTTCAGGGCGTCCGTTGGGCAGCCAAAAGCGGTTTAATTTTAGGTTGGGGCGCGATCGCTGTGGGAGTGGCGATTATTACGTTCAAAGATCAGTGGTTCAGTGGCTTCTGGATTGCCTTACTCGGCTGGTTTGGGATTCGCAACGCCCGTTCCTACGACCGGATGACCACCCTCCAAGAATCCTTGCTTCAGATAGTGGCGAAAGACGCCATGACCCAAGAATTCCGGGTTGTGGATGCCAATAAGACCTTGCGCCAGTTTGCCGACGAGTACATCTTGGAAGCGGCTAGGGAAGCCTCTCACTTTCCGGTTTACTTTGCGGCGAGTGAAGGTCGCTATCGCGGTTTAGTTTCTGTTGAAAATTTGCATTTTGTAGAGCGCAGCCTATGGGAAACTCAAAATCTGCATAGTATTGTGCATCCCCTGACGGAAATTGCTACGGTTGAAGAGAAAATCTCTTTGGTAGAAGTGATTAACTGCATGGAATCCAAGCAGTTAAATTGGATTACTGTCCTCTCACCCGCTGGGACAGTCGCCGGGATTATCGACCGGGGCGATATTGTCCGCGCTGTTGCATCAAAGCTGAATATGCTGATTACGGAAGCAGAAATCAAGCGGGTCAAGGCAGAGGCCACCTATCCGCCGAGTTTGCAGCTACAAGCGATCGCAAAATCAGCCACTGACACTGATTAG